In Shinella sp. XGS7, a single genomic region encodes these proteins:
- a CDS encoding MFS transporter translates to MNTTCTPVGLHAATRQGADITDWRPEDEQFWASTGKRIAYRNLWLSIPALLCGFAVWGMWGIITVQMLNLGFPFSQAELFTLTAIAGISGATMRIPASFLIRMAGGRNTIFLTTAMLLAPAVGTGVALQHPEWPLWVFQLMALWSGVGGGNFASSMSNISTFFPKRLQGTALGLNAGLGNFGVTTMQIVIPLVMTVSLFGWLGLGGEPMVLVKDSGWIFGKIKAGTPTWIQNAGFAWVLSLVPLSLLCWFGMNNLKSVTPKAGSPITAFLKITYLYSLAFIPSIGMLYIYLPAPTGLGLLNMWVAIPLDIIAALAVMRLAAFGEMRENVAKQFAIFSNKHTWSMTALYVVTFGSFIGFSMALPLAITVIFGFQHVPDANGVLQHTLKNPNAPSALTWAWIGPFVGAAVRPIGGWISDKVGGSIVTQIISAVMVVASAAVGHVLMQAYGSATPEQHFPTFMALMVLLFAASGVGNGSTFRSVGVIFDRQQAGPVLGWTSAVAAYGAFIAPVLIGQQVKAGTPQTAFYGFAVFYAVCLVLNWWFYLRRGAEIKNP, encoded by the coding sequence ATGAACACGACATGCACCCCGGTCGGACTGCACGCCGCCACGCGGCAGGGCGCCGACATCACGGACTGGCGTCCCGAGGACGAGCAGTTCTGGGCCAGCACCGGCAAGCGCATTGCCTACCGAAATCTCTGGCTCTCGATCCCGGCCCTGCTGTGCGGCTTCGCCGTCTGGGGCATGTGGGGCATCATCACCGTGCAGATGCTGAACCTGGGCTTTCCGTTCAGCCAGGCCGAGCTCTTCACGCTGACCGCCATTGCCGGCATCTCGGGCGCCACCATGCGCATCCCGGCCAGCTTCCTGATCCGCATGGCCGGCGGCCGCAACACCATCTTCCTGACCACGGCCATGCTGCTGGCGCCGGCCGTGGGGACCGGCGTGGCGCTGCAGCATCCGGAATGGCCCTTGTGGGTCTTCCAGCTGATGGCGCTGTGGTCCGGCGTGGGCGGCGGCAACTTCGCGTCGTCGATGTCGAACATCAGCACCTTCTTCCCCAAGCGCCTGCAGGGCACGGCCCTGGGTCTGAACGCCGGCCTGGGCAACTTCGGCGTCACCACCATGCAGATCGTGATTCCGCTGGTGATGACGGTCAGCCTGTTTGGCTGGCTGGGCCTGGGCGGCGAGCCCATGGTGCTGGTCAAGGACAGCGGCTGGATCTTCGGCAAGATCAAGGCAGGCACCCCCACCTGGATACAGAACGCCGGCTTCGCCTGGGTGCTGTCCCTGGTGCCGCTGTCCCTCCTGTGCTGGTTCGGCATGAACAACCTGAAGTCGGTCACGCCCAAGGCCGGCTCGCCGATCACGGCCTTCCTCAAGATCACCTATCTCTACTCGCTGGCCTTCATCCCCTCCATCGGGATGCTCTACATCTACCTGCCGGCGCCCACCGGCCTGGGTCTGCTGAATATGTGGGTGGCGATCCCGCTGGACATCATCGCGGCCCTGGCCGTGATGCGCCTGGCCGCCTTCGGTGAGATGCGCGAGAACGTGGCCAAGCAGTTCGCCATCTTCTCCAACAAGCACACCTGGAGCATGACCGCGCTCTATGTGGTGACCTTCGGCAGCTTCATCGGCTTCTCGATGGCCCTGCCGCTGGCGATCACGGTGATCTTCGGCTTCCAGCACGTGCCGGACGCGAATGGCGTGCTGCAGCACACGCTGAAGAACCCCAACGCCCCCTCGGCCCTGACCTGGGCCTGGATCGGCCCCTTCGTCGGTGCCGCCGTGCGGCCCATAGGCGGCTGGATCTCGGACAAGGTGGGCGGCTCCATCGTCACCCAGATCATCTCGGCCGTGATGGTCGTGGCCTCGGCCGCCGTGGGCCATGTGCTGATGCAGGCCTATGGCTCGGCCACGCCGGAGCAGCATTTCCCGACCTTCATGGCGCTGATGGTGCTGCTCTTCGCCGCCAGCGGCGTGGGCAACGGCTCCACCTTCCGCAGCGTGGGCGTGATCTTCGACCGTCAACAGGCCGGCCCGGTGCTGGGCTGGACCTCGGCCGTGGCCGCCTACGGCGCCTTCATCGCCCCGGTGCTGATCGGCCAGCAGGTCAAGGCCGGCACGCCCCAGACCGCCTTCTATGGCTTCGCCGTGTTCTACGCCGTCTGCCTTGTCCTGAACTGGTGGTTCTATCTGCGCCGCGGCGCCGAGATCAAGAACCCCTGA
- a CDS encoding nitrate/nitrite transporter — protein MSSSSSASQPASGRSLSVLIVSTLAFTVCFMVWMMFGVIGIPIKKQLGLNATEFGLLTAMPVLTGSLIRVPLGIWTDRFGGRIVFFTLMLCCVIPIWLMSYATAYWQFLTIGLFVGLAGGSFSVGTPYVARWFPKNRQGFAMGVFGAGNSGAAVNKFVAPALVVAFGWVMVPQVYAAILLGTAILFWLFSAHDERHVVASKASFAEQLKALKDPKVLKYCQYYSIVFGGYVALSLWMVQYYVGEYGLDIRVAALLAACFSLPGGVLRAIGGWLSDKYGAHSVTWWVMWVSWICLFILSYPQTDFTVQTVNGARTFHIGLDVYAFTTLLAVLGVAFAFGKASVFKYISDDYGQNIGAISGIVGLAGGLGGFVLPIMFGALMDLTGIRSSAFMLMYGVVWVSLIWMYWTEVRKTELMGSNAPASPIARQAAR, from the coding sequence ATGTCCTCCAGTTCGAGTGCCTCGCAGCCCGCCAGCGGCCGGTCCTTGTCCGTCCTGATCGTCAGCACCTTGGCCTTCACGGTGTGCTTCATGGTCTGGATGATGTTCGGCGTCATCGGCATTCCGATCAAGAAGCAGCTGGGCCTGAACGCCACCGAGTTCGGCCTGCTGACCGCGATGCCAGTGCTGACCGGCTCGCTGATCCGCGTGCCGCTCGGTATCTGGACCGACCGCTTCGGCGGCCGCATCGTGTTCTTCACGCTGATGCTCTGCTGCGTGATCCCTATCTGGCTGATGAGCTATGCCACGGCCTACTGGCAGTTCCTCACCATCGGCCTCTTCGTCGGCCTGGCGGGTGGCTCTTTCTCGGTGGGCACGCCCTACGTGGCGCGCTGGTTCCCGAAGAACCGGCAGGGTTTCGCGATGGGCGTGTTCGGCGCCGGCAACTCGGGCGCGGCGGTCAACAAGTTTGTAGCCCCGGCCCTCGTCGTGGCCTTCGGCTGGGTGATGGTGCCCCAGGTCTACGCGGCCATCCTGCTTGGCACGGCCATCCTGTTCTGGCTGTTCAGCGCGCATGACGAGCGCCATGTGGTGGCCAGCAAGGCAAGCTTCGCCGAGCAGCTCAAGGCGCTCAAGGATCCCAAGGTGCTCAAGTACTGCCAGTACTACAGCATCGTGTTCGGCGGCTACGTGGCCCTCTCCCTGTGGATGGTGCAGTACTACGTGGGCGAGTACGGCCTGGACATCCGCGTGGCCGCCCTGCTGGCCGCCTGCTTCTCCCTGCCCGGCGGTGTGCTGCGCGCCATCGGCGGCTGGCTCTCGGACAAGTACGGTGCGCACAGCGTCACCTGGTGGGTGATGTGGGTGAGCTGGATCTGCCTGTTCATCCTCTCCTATCCGCAGACCGATTTCACGGTGCAGACGGTCAACGGCGCCCGGACCTTCCACATCGGTCTGGACGTCTATGCCTTCACCACCTTGCTGGCCGTGTTGGGCGTGGCCTTCGCCTTCGGCAAGGCCAGCGTCTTCAAGTACATCAGCGACGACTACGGCCAGAACATCGGCGCCATCAGCGGCATCGTGGGCCTGGCCGGCGGCCTGGGCGGCTTTGTGCTGCCAATCATGTTCGGCGCGCTGATGGACCTGACCGGCATCCGTTCCAGCGCCTTCATGCTGATGTACGGCGTGGTCTGGGTCTCGCTGATCTGGATGTACTGGACCGAGGTGCGCAAGACCGAGCTGATGGGCAGCAACGCACCGGCCTCGCCCATCGCGCGCCAGGCCGCCCGCTGA
- a CDS encoding type IV pili methyl-accepting chemotaxis transducer N-terminal domain-containing protein, producing MAPEHVAGLSKQRVQRFKLNALAEGGRAAGLIFVKHLLVCWNYGLVTMFHRTRSLVGKLALIQTSFLVIALASIAFTVWVSWQLEGGAGAINEAGRMRMLSYRMTLAQAAGDASSLASDFRDFEQMLARLRSGDPQRPLFVPDTQDCRERLEEIERQWPVLKTALSEDLSPAVMRQHADVFVARIDGLVGAIEHTIAARTSILGGLCLGLVVLVVAASVVFVSGTYVWIVQPLQRLREGLQRAAAGQLGARVDESASVEEFRELARGFNRMAQALQQAYEGLEGKVKEKTAHLARQNEQLQALYEVAQLGHQTEGGLEALGQTFAECIARIARADACAVRLSAQGGARWIMLAQTCLPQAMVESEQCLEHGSCACGAAPTPEGARVIPILREGLASLGHCAAAGYQTVVSLPMRSGTGAIGEVELFHYGEQRLGEQERQLLEALVGQFATQVDNLRLAARDREMAVSEERNLLAQELHDSIAQVLAFLKIHVQLLHGAVQRRDEQELMRSLAEIDTGVRECYANVRELLVHFRTRPGHEDIEHAIRTMLAKFEHQSGVTTHLQLRGTGLPLLPDQQVQVLHILQEALSNVRKHAQADHVSLRVDQAPHWRFEVQDNGRGMPVVAAEAEPGAQVGLQIMRERAARISARLDIERPSEGGTRLVLTLPRQDLMPAAPTALDKEEVSA from the coding sequence GCACCTGAGCACGTTGCAGGGCTATCGAAACAGCGGGTGCAGAGATTCAAACTGAATGCGCTTGCAGAAGGTGGACGTGCGGCTGGCTTGATATTCGTCAAGCATCTGCTCGTGTGCTGGAACTATGGTCTTGTGACCATGTTTCATCGCACTCGCAGCCTAGTAGGCAAGTTAGCGCTCATCCAGACCAGCTTCTTGGTGATTGCTCTCGCCTCGATCGCGTTCACCGTCTGGGTGTCGTGGCAGCTAGAGGGCGGGGCCGGCGCTATCAATGAGGCAGGGCGCATGCGCATGCTGAGCTACCGCATGACACTTGCCCAGGCTGCCGGCGACGCAAGCAGTCTTGCGAGCGATTTCCGTGATTTTGAGCAGATGCTGGCCCGTTTGCGCAGCGGGGATCCTCAACGACCTCTCTTTGTGCCGGATACCCAGGACTGTCGTGAACGTCTCGAAGAGATCGAGCGGCAGTGGCCTGTGCTCAAGACAGCCTTGTCCGAAGACCTGTCTCCGGCGGTGATGCGTCAGCACGCCGACGTTTTCGTTGCGCGCATTGATGGCTTGGTAGGCGCCATCGAGCATACGATCGCAGCCCGAACCTCCATCCTGGGCGGACTCTGCCTGGGGTTGGTGGTGCTGGTGGTCGCAGCCTCCGTCGTCTTTGTGTCAGGCACTTATGTCTGGATCGTCCAGCCATTGCAGCGCCTACGTGAAGGCTTGCAGCGCGCCGCCGCCGGTCAGCTCGGAGCCCGCGTGGATGAGTCTGCTTCTGTCGAAGAGTTCCGGGAGTTGGCGCGGGGCTTCAACCGCATGGCCCAGGCCCTGCAACAGGCTTACGAGGGGCTGGAAGGCAAGGTCAAGGAGAAGACGGCGCACCTGGCCCGGCAGAACGAACAGCTGCAGGCTCTGTACGAGGTGGCGCAGCTGGGGCATCAGACCGAAGGCGGGCTTGAGGCGCTGGGCCAGACCTTTGCCGAGTGCATTGCCAGGATCGCCCGGGCCGACGCCTGCGCGGTGCGCCTGTCGGCCCAGGGCGGTGCACGTTGGATCATGCTGGCCCAGACCTGCCTGCCGCAGGCCATGGTCGAGTCCGAGCAGTGCCTGGAGCACGGCAGCTGTGCCTGCGGCGCGGCGCCGACGCCGGAGGGGGCTCGCGTCATCCCCATCCTGCGCGAAGGGCTGGCCAGCCTGGGGCACTGCGCCGCAGCGGGCTACCAGACCGTGGTCTCGCTGCCCATGCGTAGCGGCACCGGCGCGATCGGCGAAGTGGAGCTGTTCCACTATGGCGAGCAGCGTCTGGGCGAGCAGGAGCGCCAGCTGCTGGAGGCGCTGGTCGGCCAGTTCGCCACCCAGGTGGACAATCTGCGCCTGGCGGCGCGCGACCGCGAGATGGCGGTCTCGGAGGAGCGCAATCTGCTGGCGCAGGAGCTTCACGATTCCATCGCCCAGGTGCTGGCCTTTCTGAAGATCCATGTGCAGCTGCTGCATGGCGCCGTTCAGCGCCGGGATGAGCAGGAGCTGATGCGCAGCCTGGCCGAGATCGATACCGGCGTGCGTGAGTGCTATGCCAATGTGCGCGAGCTGTTGGTGCATTTCCGGACCCGGCCGGGGCATGAGGACATCGAGCATGCGATCCGCACCATGCTGGCCAAGTTTGAGCACCAGAGCGGCGTCACCACCCATTTGCAGTTGCGCGGCACCGGTCTGCCGCTGCTGCCGGATCAGCAGGTCCAGGTCCTGCACATCCTGCAGGAAGCGCTGTCCAATGTGCGCAAGCATGCTCAGGCCGACCATGTGAGCCTGCGTGTGGACCAGGCCCCGCACTGGCGCTTCGAGGTCCAGGACAACGGCCGGGGCATGCCGGTGGTCGCGGCCGAGGCGGAGCCCGGCGCCCAGGTGGGCCTGCAGATCATGCGCGAGCGTGCTGCGCGCATATCGGCGCGCCTGGATATCGAGCGGCCGTCCGAGGGCGGTACCCGCCTGGTGCTGACACTGCCACGCCAGGACCTGATGCCGGCCGCCCCGACGGCGCTTGACAAGGAGGAAGTGAGCGCATGA
- a CDS encoding response regulator transcription factor, whose amino-acid sequence MSLPLCIRVLVVDDHTLFRRGLIALLKQEPAVEVVGDAADASEAIRLAHGLKPDLILLDNHMPGVSGIALLPTLRQELPELRVLMLTVSEDEQDLAAALRHGAQGYLLKTADGDELAAALIRTMRGESVISPEMSHKLLNVLRGPAGGAAPAGPVEAAEAAPDAELALLSPRELEILRELTLGASNKEIARALSIAESTVKIHVQHILRKLKLSSRVQVAVWGSERGLGNPRSAA is encoded by the coding sequence ATGAGCCTGCCCCTGTGCATACGCGTGCTGGTGGTTGATGACCACACGTTGTTTCGGCGCGGCCTGATTGCGCTGCTGAAGCAGGAGCCCGCCGTGGAGGTGGTGGGCGACGCCGCCGACGCCAGTGAGGCGATACGGCTGGCCCACGGCCTGAAACCCGATCTGATACTGCTGGACAACCATATGCCCGGCGTCAGCGGCATTGCCCTGCTGCCCACGCTGAGGCAGGAGCTGCCCGAGCTGCGCGTGCTGATGCTGACGGTCAGCGAGGACGAGCAGGATCTGGCCGCGGCTCTGCGGCACGGGGCCCAGGGCTATCTGCTCAAGACCGCCGACGGCGACGAGCTGGCAGCGGCGCTGATACGCACGATGCGGGGCGAGTCGGTGATCAGCCCCGAGATGAGCCACAAGCTGCTCAATGTGCTGCGCGGCCCCGCCGGCGGGGCGGCTCCGGCCGGGCCCGTCGAGGCCGCCGAAGCGGCACCCGATGCGGAGCTGGCCTTGCTGTCCCCGCGCGAGCTGGAGATCCTGCGGGAGCTGACCCTGGGCGCCAGCAACAAGGAGATCGCGCGCGCGCTCAGCATTGCCGAGAGCACGGTCAAGATCCATGTGCAGCACATCCTGCGCAAGCTGAAGCTGAGCTCCCGCGTGCAGGTGGCGGTGTGGGGCAGTGAGCGCGGACTGGGCAACCCCCGGTCCGCCGCCTGA